From a region of the Panicum virgatum strain AP13 chromosome 2K, P.virgatum_v5, whole genome shotgun sequence genome:
- the LOC120663572 gene encoding MMS19 nucleotide excision repair protein homolog has translation MARVPPEEWVPHVEAYVDVSRPAAQHSASVDALAAMVNKDRLTLFDLVSKMEMYLTTTDHIVRSRGILLLGEILSQISFKWLDVSTITILSDFFISRLSDWQAIRGALVGCLALLHRKQGVGCIVIADVKRLVESFSHNVPVQSLATADRKLCFQILSCILDRYPEAIKTMDGGQLYWICEAIDEEKDPECLKLSFHVVEVVMKLFPDPSGLAAQFACEIFEILSKYFPVYFTHGAGDDLNATRDDLSRALMHAFCSTPYFEPFAIPLLLDKLSSSLPLAKLESLKYLDNCIRFYGAARHASAVWLKLKEVIFSLSPEQLLLTTGSPKDAEKNKNQMVSEALNCLKTAITYIDSPDKDLFINLILLDEDIVNKIHSISRAEKSILSSLEDLAQVHALGSVISILMESSTYFCTRVLQEHLTHLVDVLGTSTDYESQQLNTCNGSYSAAINFGALYLCVQMLTSCREVALVSYAECSSIKLAKESWWLILEKKLDQLIHLLGSFLTLDSQSEQSMFRQEYVACAVKGLLTLAIFPEQCSTLLTNAFEDILAMLTSVITSKFENVDLWRLSLKALTSIGSSIVKFNASQKEVIYCRTVVDKIVSLLESYDGSMPLSLRLEASYEVGTAGLNYMLPVARSLEGAVVTSISKANGRMECAEYVAHLFECYSSRILPWLFTYGGINELALSFAMHLLDEIKDLSMLDRISSQVLLDSLMTGMKLLVGVCTEEQQTLIVQKAYSMVSSVLPLPPKSMTHCLLAVDELVPSHSVQETALIGMLSSVIVGLRLQTPVPDMIVMINLFTVFLLNGKLPAAYALASIFNKYLHNPEFSHENQLDKILDDILERCFTTVLDNSYSKISHSSVDTSNEANFLYVSSGNVPSKIDILSGLAWIGKGLLMRGDEKIKDISMFLLKCLCSGETVASTPAHEKESCGSDSSDTSIATSAAGAFNIMMSDSEVCLNKKFHARIKPLYKQRFFSIMTPIFLSKIKEATSMTTKLALYSAFGHIISNAPVPAVITEAHQILLVIVDSLAKLSVDIQDKDLVYNLLLVLSGMLMDEKGKECILDNIHITISVLTQLVSYPHMMVVRETALQCLVAFSTFPHSKIFPMRLKVLQAAIKALDDKKRAVRQEAVRCRQTWQSFA, from the exons ATGGCGAGGGTCCCCCCCGAGGAGTGGGTTCCCCACGTAGAGGCCTACGTCGACGtctcccgccccgccgcgcaacAC TCTGCCAGTGTGGATGCGCTTGCAGCCATGGTGAACAAGGACAGGCTGACCCTCTTCGATTTG GTGTCCAAGATGGAGATGTATTTGACGACGACAGACCACATTGTGAGATCAAgag GGATACTGCTTCTGGGGGAAATACTGTCTCAAATTTCATTTAAATGGTTAGATGTCAGTACCATCACAATTTTGTCAGATTTCTTTATATCAAGATTG TCAGATTGGCAAGCAATACGGGGAGCACTTGTTGGTTGCCTGGCACTATTGCACAGAAAACAAGGTGTTGGTTGTATCGTGATTGCTGATGTCAAAAGACTTGTTGAGTCTTTCTCACATAATGTCCCAGTGCAATCACTTGCAACTGCAGATCGCAAG CTGTGCTTCCAAATTCTGAGCTGCATACTGGATCGATACCCTGAAGCCATCAAAACAATG GACGGTGGGCAGCTGTACTGGATCTGTGAAGCAATTGATGAAGAAAAGGACCCAGAATGCTTGAAGCTTTCTTTTCATGTAGTGGAAGTTGTCATGAAGCTATTTCCAGATCCGTCTGGTTTAGCAGCACAATTTGCATGCGAGATTTTTGAGATTCTGAGCAAGTATTTTCCTGTCTACTTCACACAT GGAGCAGGTGATGATTTAAATGCTACAAGGGATGACCTTTCCAGAGCATTGATG CATGCCTTTTGTTCCACCCCCTATTTTGAGCCATTTGCCATCCCTTTGCTTCTTGACAagctttcttcctctcttccgTTAGCAAAG CTTGAATCATTGAAATATCTGGACAATTGCATTCGCTTCTATGGAGCTGCTAGACATGCATCGGCTGTGTGGCTTAAGTTGAAAGAAGTGATTTTTAGCCTTTCTCCAGAGCAACTTCTATTAACAACAGGGTCTCCAAAAGATGCAGAGAAGAATAAGAATCAAATGGTCTCAGAGGCTCTGAATTGTTTGAAGACTGCTATTACGTATATTGAttctccagataaagatcttttcATCAATTTGATATTGTTGGATGAGGACATTGTGAATAAGATCCATTCTATATCAAGGGCAGAAAAGTCCATATTGAGTTCATTGGAAGATTTGGCCCAAGTACATGCACTTGGAAGTGTCATTTCTATTCTTATGGAATCATCTACATATTTCTGTACTAGAGTTCTTCAAGAGCATCTTACACACTTGGTGGATGTTTTGGGAACCTCAACTGACTATGAATCTCAGCAGTTGAATACTTGTAATGGATCATATTCTGCTGCTATCAACTTTGGAGCACTCTATTTATGTGTTCAAATGCTTACATCCTGTAGAGAAGTGGCTTTGGTATCTTATGCAGAGTGTTCTTCTATTAAATTAGCAAAGGAGTCCTGGTGGCTTATCTTAGAGAAAAAGTTGGATCAGCTAATCCATCTCCTTGGATCATTTTTAACTTTAGATTCTCAATCTGAGCAGTCAATGTTCAGACAAGAATATGTTGCATGTGCTG TGAAGGGCTTGCTAACACTAGCAATATTCCCGGAACAGTGCTCAACTTTACTGACAAATGCTTTTGAAGATATTCTGGCTATGCTTACCTCGGTGATTACAAGCAAGTTTGAAAATGTAGATTTATGGAGATTGTCATTGAAAGCACTGACTAGCATTGGTTCATCTATCGTCAAGTTCAATGCTTCTCAAAAGGAAGTGATTTACTGCAGAACAGTAGTCGACAAGATTGTTTCTTTGCTTGAATCTTATGATGGTTCGATGCCTCTCAGCCTAAGACTTGAAGCAAGTTATGAAGTTGGAACGGCTGGGTTGAACTATATGTTACCGGTTGCTAGATCACTTGAAGGAGCTGTTGTCACTAGTATTTCTAAG GCTAACGGAAGAATGGAATGTGCTGAATATGTAGCCCATTTATTTGAGTGCTACTCTAGTCGGATCCTTCCTTG GTTGTTTACTTATGGTGGTATCAATGAACTTGCTTTGAGCTTTGCAATGCATCTCTTGGATGAGATAAAGGACTTATCTATGTTAGATAGAATCAGTTCACAG GTCCTCCTTGACTCACTGATGACAGGAATGAAGCTTTTAGTTGGAGTCTGTACAGAGGAGCAACAAACACTGATTGTGCAGAAAGCTTATAGCATGGTATCATCAGTGCTCCCACTCCCACCGAAATCAATGACACACTGTCTTTTGGCTGTAGACGAGTTAGTTCCTTCACATTCTGTTCAAGAAACAGCTCTGATCGGCATGCTTTCATCGGTTATAGTTGGCCTTCGGCTTCAAACACCTGTTCCAGATATGATTGTGATGATCAACCTCTTTACAGTCTTTCTACTGAATGGGAAACTGCCAGCTGCTTATGCATTAGCTTCTATTTTCAATAAGTATCTACACAACCCAGAGTTTTCACATGAGAATCAACTGGATAAAATACTCGATGATATTCTTGAGAGGTGTTTCACAACCGTATTAGACAACAGCTACTCAAAGATATCCCACTCTTCTGTTGACACTTCAAATGAAGCTAATTTCTTATACGTTTCCTCTGGAAACGTACCTTCAAAGATTGATATCTTGTCTGGCTTAGCCTGGATCGGCAAAGGATTACTTATGAGAGGAGATGAGAAGATTAAGGACATTTCAATGTTTCTGCTTAAGTGTCTATGCTCAGGCGAAACTGTGGCTAGTACTCCAGCTCACGAGAAAGAATCTTGTGGCAGTGATTCATCAGATACTTCTATTGCAACATCCGCAGCTGGTGCATTCAATATAATGATGAGTGATTCAGAAGTCTgcctaaataaaaaatttcatgCAAGAATAAAGCCATTATATAAGCAGCGTTTCTTCTCAATAATGACACCGATCTTCCTCTCTAAAATCAAGGAAGCAACTTCAATGACAACAAA GTTGGCATTGTACAGTGCTTTTGGGCATATCATTTCGAATGCTCCAGTACCAGCAGTTATAACTGAAGCTCATCAG ATTTTACTTGTGATAGTTGATAGCTTAGCTAAATTGAGTGTGGATATTCAGGACAAGGATTTGGTGTACAATTTGTTACTTGTCCTGTCTGGAATGTTAATGGATGAAAAGG GCAAAGAGTGCATTCTGGACAATATCCACATCACCATCAGTGTTCTTACCCAACTTGTTTCCTATCCTCACATGATG GTTGTTCGGGAGACAGCGCTACAATGTTTAGTAGCCTTTTCGACTTTTCCTCACTCAAAAATCTTTCCTATGCGGCTAAAG GTTCTACAAGCAGCAATCAAGGCTCTCGATGATAAGAAAAGGGCTGTTCGTCAAGAGGCTGTTCGGTGTCGACAAACATG GCAGTCGTTTGCTTAA